The following is a genomic window from Sciurus carolinensis chromosome 3, mSciCar1.2, whole genome shotgun sequence.
ATACCTGGTGGTTTTGAAACCCAAGGGGGTTCTCCAGGCACAGGACAGGAGAGCTCTTATTGCCATTGGGCAGAGTGTCATCTACAGGAAGGTCACAAAGGCCCTTTCTCCTGAACTCTGAGGCCCCTGCCACTCCACCATTCTCTAAAAGGCCAGGCCACGCCTCCCGTCCAGGCCCTCTGCCTGCCCTGTCCCTGCCCATGCTCCCCCAGCTTTGCAGGTCCTTTCATGTCTGCACAGCTGCCACTTCTGTCTACGTAACTGACAGCAGTTTTTCCAGTTCACATATTCTATCTGTGATTGGCACACTGTTCTTGTGACTTCTGTGTCTGGTGTCTCCAGGCTACACCTGACACTCTTCCAGGAGTGTCTGGTGCAGAGCCCTGGGCCTGCTGGGCCTGCTGTGGGCCACTGCCCACCCCTGGGAACAGACTGCATGCACAAGAAGCAGGTGGGAGACAATGGCCTAGCAGGCTGCACTTCCAGCACTGATGGCTCTTGTCCTTTCCCACTGCAGGTCATCTTTCTGTCCAAGGGGAAGGATGCCATGCAGTCCTTCATGATGCCATTTTATCTCATGAAGGACTGTGAGATCAAGCAGCCTGTGTTTGGTGCAAACTACATCAAGGGAATGgtgaaggctgaagcaggaggtagGTGACAAGGGTGCTCAGGGACATTAATGCTGCCTTGGGAGCATCCTCTTCAAATTCTTACTGCCCCAGCCTTGTCCCCTTCCCCGCCGCTCTAGATTACCTTCAAAAGGAATGCCTGAGCTGCCAGCTGACCAGCCTGTGTGGGTTTTCAGTTGCCAAGAGCTGGGAAAGTCTGGCATCAGAGTTGGCAGCTCATGTCACCTCTTCAGAGAGTAGAACCAGCAGAAAGACTGAAAACTAAGTAAAGATGCTTATTGTGTCCTGGGGAGCATGTGCAGATTTTAGATGTGGGAAGGAACTGTGTCCTGTTTCTGGGAGGGGCCTTATCCTGAGAACAGGCAGAGGCAGCTGCCCTCTGGGAGGCTGGAGAGGCCATGCCCTGTGACTGACACTTGCACAGACACTAGAGACCTCCTCATGGACCCTGCCTTCCCCTCATACCCACCTAGGCCCAGGCTTTCTCTTGGTTCCCCTTAGGACAGAAGCCAGGCTAGAGGGACCAGGATTCATGCTTAGGACCCCTCAGAATGAGAGATCTGCTCTGAATTTGAATGGCACTTAATGCTGGGTGCTCTTGCTTCTGGAAGCTGCCCAGTGCTTTTATTGAGCATCAAAGAAACCCCAGTATTATCCCTAAAACCAAACCATGTGGACTTTGTACCTGTGACTTCAGGGCCTGGGCTGGGAGGTCAAGCTTGTTCCAAGAAGGAAAAGCCTCTGTTCTGAAGGGGGAAGCTGGCAGGCACACGGGAACCAGGCCAGTCTGCAGCACTGGGTGGCATGTGGGCCGTAGGCTTGGGAAGCAGCCAAGTCCATAAGGAGGAGGCAAGAAAAAACCTGATCTTTTCCTGCAGGCTTTGAGAGCATTGGGTGGGGCGGGGCCCTGAAGAGGACAAATAGCCATCTCTTTGCATGTCCCTGTTTTCTTGCCCTGCACTGTTCATTCACTATCTTGCCTCTTCTCAGGTGGCTGGGAAGGCTCTGCTTCATACAAGTTGACCTTCACAGCAGGGGGCGCCATCGAGTTTGGTCAGCGCATGCTCCAGGTGGCATCTCAAGGTATCCAGGCTCTAGAAATGAGGGGCCGAGGACACACTGAAcatgtgggttttttgtttgatcgtgtttccttttgttttgtaaGCACAGGAGATAAATACCTGACCCTGCTGACCAGGGCTGGGAGTTGGGGACAAAGTCTGTAATTTCTACTCTGTCCTGTACCTCAAAGCCTGGTCCTCCTCTGCCTGGAGCAGGTGTACAACATTCCCACAGAGCTATTTGAACTTGACGTCTTACTGTGGcctcataaacaaacaaaaaacccaatcattAAACTGCCATTAAGCTACCACTTTAAATTACCCAGTACTGTGTTCAGCAGACAGCCTCACCCaactcctcctctcctccttccctgagcctccccctttccctccattCACCCCCACCCCGTTGACCTCTCTCCCCTCGCCTCATCCCTGACAGAGCCAGACCCAAGTTGGGTGGGGAGTGGAATAGAGGGTGGGCATGTCTGCTGGCACATTCCCAGGTCCCAGCGCTTCCCTTGGCAGGCAGTAGGGCCACACTCCCCCAGTCCTGAGGCAGGTGGCActcatctctctctccccttgTGCTTATAGCCTCCAGAGGTGAAGCCCCCAATGGAGCCTATGGGTATCCTTACATGCCCAGCGGGGCCTATGTCTTTCCCCCGCCAGTCGCCAATGGAATGTACCCCTGCCCTCCTGGCTACCCCTATCCACCGCCCCCACCTGGTGAGTGTGTCCTTTGCTGCCCACCCTCAACCCACCCACTCAACCACTAACCACTCCTCCCAGGCCAGGGGATGCAGAGGGGAGACTCATAACTAACAGATGCTGGAGAGGTATAGAGGCTGCTCCTGCAGACCCATGTGGGACAACTCCCAGGAGGCCGCCTTCTGAGGGAGCCAGGCCTGGCTAGTCACTGGGTCCCTGTTGCTCTCTTGCCAAGCAGAGTTCTATCCAGGCGCTCCCATGATGGATGGGGCCATGGGATATGTGcagcccccaccaccaccctATCCTGGACCCATGGAGCCTCCAGTCAGTGGCCCTGATGTCCCCTCCACTCCTGCAGGTAAGGACCCTGACCTGGTAGCAGTCCTTTGAGAccagccctctcctccccaggACCTTGCAGGAACCTCAGAGAATGTCTGGAGGCTTCTGGGAGCCCCAAATGATAAAGGGCCCCTGGCCTAGGAACCAGCAGGGTGGTGACCGGGTGGTGAAAAGCTAGGTGCCAGCCCTCTCTGTCTCTCAGGTAGCTGTATGGCTCAGGCTCCTCCATCTATAAACTCATGGTCATGAGATCACCTGGTGGGCTTGTGTCAAGGGTTAAGATATGTAAAGGGGGCCGGGATcatgactcagtggcagagcacttgccctggCACGTggaaggccctaggttccatcctcaacacagtataaaaataaataaataaaagtattatgtccatctacagctaaaaaaaaaagaaagacatgtaCATGTAAAGGGACTGGAACAGACAGTGCCAGCATGTGACAATTGCTTAGGAGACTTAACTGCTGCTTTTGTGGGTGGTCTGggtcaccagcaccaccaccctgAGCTCGGGGGCTGGGAGGGGACGACTTGCTACCAATGCTTGCCCTGTGTTTGCTCTCCAGCTGAGGCCAAGGCCGCAGAAGCAGCTGCCAGCGCCTATTACAACCCAGGCAACCCACACAACGTCTACATGCCCACAGTGAGTTGGGGTGGCCGTCCCCTCAGCCATAAAGGCAGTGGGTTGGGGTGGGATGACGGGCCTCCTCTCATTCTGAGAACCTTCTAACATggtcttcccttccttctttagAGCCAGCCTCCACCACCTCCCTACTACCCTCCAGAAGATAAGAAGACCCAGTAGACCCCGCCTActtccctgtccccaccctcatgggcctttccttcccctccttgtGGGACTGCATCTGACtgggggaggccagggagggccTTATTCTTCCCCAGATCTGATTATAAAGCGTTACCAGGAACTAGCACTGCGGGAAGGCAGGGCCCCTGGCCTCTGGAGAGGTGTCCCCCAGCTTCCCACGCTAGCTCAGCCCACAGCGCCCCTCTTACCACTTCTGGGGCTATCCTTGAGGGCACGGGTGTTCCCCTTGTTCCTGTTTCACTCTGCTAGCTCCTTCCCACAGAGGGACTCTCTGCCACCTCCTCTGCTGCAGCCCAGCCCCTCGGTCTGGTAGCCATTCTGCCCTCAGCCTGTGAGCGCCATCAGATCAGCCACGTCTTCTCAGTGGGTCAGCAGGCCCCACCGACCCGGTTCACATTCCTTCCCCCATCTGTGCTTAGCCTGCAGGGCCATGTCCCACCTGACTGTCAGCCCACATTCCATTCAGCCAGGCCTGTCTTCCCTGTCCTTGGTCATTCTGTTGCCACTTCTGACTTCAGGAGCTTTACAACAAGCCTCTGGGGGCTGGTGGTTTCAGGGGAAGCCCCTCTGCTAGTGTTTCTGGAATTTGGTTTTCCTCTAGTCTCTCTTCCCTCTACGAGGGGCTTCTAAACTGGAGCTGTGGAGTGCATGTCCATCCCATCATGCCATTTGGGCTGAGGGGTGGGCCAAGAACGAGGGCCCCCAACTCTGCGTCTGCGTGCTGATCATAGCCTGCTGCGTGGCCCCTCAGTCAGACCACCCCCCCCTTTAAGCATCATGCCCCCTGGATGCACGAAGATTTGCGCATTTGTTCTGGACCTGCCACGAAGTGAGGAGAGATGGTTATTTAAAGAGAATTCCCTatttatttgacaaaaaaaaaaaaaaaaattccagttaaTATATTAATGTGAAATAAACCCTGTTTGCACCTTGATTTGTTTGCTAATACTGtgaaatagtaaaaatgaaataactggACCTTTCTGGCTGTGTGTGCTGACCAACAGGGAACCTTTTGGAAGGAGAGCTGAGGGGACTGTACCCTCCTGGAGTTAAAGCCTCTGTCCTCTGAGGCCCATGCATCTGGCTGGCGGGGTGGCCAGTAGTGCAGCCCAGCACCTGGTGGGCGGAGGCAGGGCCAGCCTGGTCCCCTGCTGGCTCTCCATAGAgttgcagccccagccccagctcagaCTAGGAATGTGAGGGAGGAGTGGCTTGGGGCCCCTGGAGCATGCTGGGATGCTTCTTTGAAGCCTGTCTAGAACAGTGTTGCAGGGCGGGCCACTGCAGGGTGTGACCTCCTGCCTTCCTGAATACCTGGGGGTTGGGGAGGGTGGGAAACAGCCTATGTTCACTGCAACCCAGGCAGTGGGCACAGGGTCAGTGGACTGGGGAGCTCTGGGAAATGCTGATGAAGTGTCCTCCTGTCCCCAGTGGACTGAATCTGCCCTCTTGGGGAGATTGACAGTGGGGCTTCTTTTTCTGCTAGCCCCACCCGGGAGCTCTCAGGGTTTGGCTAAGCCCCCTGTAAGGACATTTGACCATCATGGTAGAGCAGGGGTTACAGGGAAGTCCCTGACACAGCTTGACCCTGTCATGTCTATGGAATGTCACCTGTGGGGTGGAGCAGGCTGAGCAGTTGGCTGCTGGCTGGGGAACTGCGTCAGGAGCCCTCACTCTGTTGCTTGCCCCACCCTTGCCGAGGTCTGGGACCCATTCAGTCTGGGAAGCCAAGAACCAAGGTCAGCTTCCCTGGGTACAGTGCATGGATGGGGGAGGGTGCCCCTGCTGGGAGCATTGGGTCACTAGGGCCTCTgtgggagggtggggtggggctgaCCTGCCTACAGGGTCCACCTTCTGCTCCAGTGTTAGGGAGTCTCCTGCAAGGCTCCCAGCTGGGGAAAGGTGCAGGGGACCTGGGAGATGGCCCCTCCAAGGCAGTGACACCTTGACCCTTCTGCCCTCCCCgctgcccttcctccacccttcccaGCAGAGGGTGGCAGCCTCGGGGCTCTTTGCATCATCCTGTGGCTTCACTGTCTTACTCAGCAGCAGCAGGGCAGCAGAGGGAAGGGCAGAGCCAGCCACCATGGCGACAAGCCTCTCCCACCCCAAGCGGCGCCCTCCCCTCTTGCGCCAGGCCATCAAGATAAGGCGCCACAGGGTCCGAGACCTACAGGATGCCCTGCCTCCAGCAACACAGGAGGTAGGAGTGACCTCAGTGAGAAGAGCTGACCTTGGGGATCTGGCAGTCTTGGGGTGTGGGTGCCTGGCTCCACCTACCTTTCCATGCTGCCCCTGGGCAGAACCTTTTGGGTCAGCAGGGTGGGGTCTGCCACGTGTTCTCCGAGCCACTGTGAGTCTCTCAGGTTGCGGACCTGAGCCTTTCTAGCCCTCTTTCCATGGTAGGcctgccctccctctcctgctcccctAGTTCCAAAAGCACCTGGCTCTGTGAGGCAGGTATCCCTGATGTAGGGGGGGCAGCCTGGGGACCCCCTTGAGCCACCTCAGGCTTGCTCAGCATCCCCCCAAGTCTCCCTCCTCGCTGCTGGGCCTCACTTCCGCCCCCCGGTTGAGAGTGGGCTGCCTGATAAGCAGTGCTGTTTCCTCTGGGGAAGGAAGAGCGGGTGGGGGCAGGTGGTGGAGGGCTGAGCTGCTGGGCCAGCTGAACGCCCATGGACCTCAGCCACAGCGGGCCAGGGGACGAGCAAGGTGGCCTGCAGGCCAGACCCCCAGGGGGCCTGCTGTGGGAACAGGTGTGGGGCTTCCGCGGGCTTGGAGGAGGGTGCTGGGGCCTGGGCCTTCCTGTGCCCTCCTCAAGCAGGCCTCCAAGGACACCTTGTCGTTTCACCTTGCTCCCCAGATTGAGTCTCCATCCCACCACTTCTCCCCTGAGGAGGTAAGAGTTGGAGTGATGGGGGATCGAAGAGGAGTGGGGATCAGACTTACATCCTCCTGAAAGCCCCTCAGACCCTGGCCAAGGCTGATGGTGGCAACCTGGGAGGGACTTCTGAGCCTCAGCCCCTCCACTGCATGTGGGCTGCCTGTCTCTGCTCTGGGCTTGAAGTGTTGCTGTGAGGGGTGGCTGGGGGGAGGCAGGGCCTGATATGATCCCACTCTGCTCAGCGGGACCTGCTGTATGAGGAAGCACTTTACACTGTTCTGCACCGCCTGGGTCAGCCGGAGCCCAACCATGTGACCAAggcctctgagctgctggaataTCTGCAGGAGGTGAGCCAGCCCCAACCCCTTACCTTCTGCAGCCTGGACCCAGGGACTCTGCCTTCTCAAACCTGGCCGCCCTGGCCCCTGCCCGCAACCTTCCACACCGTCTTCCTCCCTACCAGGCCTTCCAGGTGCTGCCTGAGGAGCACCAGCGGATGTTGCAGCGGGTCAGGGAGCTGGAGGTAACTTGGGCCAGGGCACCCTGGGCTAGGAGGGGGCCTGGGAAGCCCAGCCCTCTCAGAACTCAGGCCGCTCCCTCCCGTCCCTCTAGAAGCCAATATTCTGTCTGAAGGCAACAGTGAAACAGGCCAAAGGCATCCTGGGCAAGGATGTCAGTGGTGAGTGCCCGGCTGGTGAGCCCTGAGGGCTTCTTCCTGACTCCTTCCTCTCCCCGCACAGTCTGACCCAGAACTCTTAGCAGGAGCTCCTGTCTCCTACATGTCTCTCAGAACTGGCCTCAGTGTTGCCGATCCCTTGCACCTGGCATCTGGGctggcagggtggggtggggtgctcTGCCCAACTTTCCCCATCCCTCTCTCAGGAGAAGCTCCTCAGGTGGGCTGAAGAGGGACTCTCCCAGGGAGCCTGGCCAACTCCATGGGGGctcatcctccctcctccccagggttCAGTGACCCCTACTGCCTGCTGGGCATCGAGCAGGGGGTGGGTGTGCCAGGGGGCAGCCCTGGGTCCCGGCGTCGGCAGAAGGCTGTGGTGAGGCATACCATTCCCGAGGAGCAGACCCACCGCACCCAAGTTGTCAACCAGACGCTCAACCCTGTCTGGGATGAGACCTTTATCCTGTACGTGGCCCTGCCTCAGCCCACTCCCCATACTCTCAGGACTCCCCAGGCAGTGAGATCAGTGGCTCTGGGGAAGGGGCTTGGCCCTGGGTGGAGTAGGCCAGACAGGAGAGACCAATGGTGTtggtggggcagggtgggtcCCTCCAGGTGAACGGGGATAGTCTGAGGCCCTAGATGCAGTaagagggatgggggagggataGAGTGGAAGGGGGGTAGCAGCTTGCAGGAAGGTGTCAAGTGGGAGTGGGTGATATTGGGGATGGCAGCTGTGGCGGACAGGATCTGGGGTCCTTGTGGTCTGATCTGATGAGGGTCCTACCCCTCCAAGGCCCTCAACCGTGCCCTTTTCACCCTATAGGGAGTTTGAGGACATAAGCAACTCAAGCTTTCACCTGGACATGTGGTGACTGACATGGCCTGTCCCTGGGGATGGGGAAGAGAAGAGGGCAGAGTCTCCTCCCTGAAGGGGTAATGGGCACCTTCTCTGCCTCTTGTTCAAACTTCTGCCCCACCAGGGACTTGGACACCGTGGAGTCTGTCAGACAGAAGCTTGGGGAGCTCACAGATCTGCATGGGCTCCGAAGGTGGGTGCAGGACTCATGGGAAAGAAGGTAGATTCTCCCTCCACCCGGCTCCAGCCATGCACGCCATCATTGGGTCCACACTGGCCACTGGTGGGGGGCAGATTCCAGCCCGATCCCTTCAGGTACTTGTTCCATCTCCCTCATGGGTCCTGCCTGAAACAGGATCTTTAAGGAGGCTCGGAAAGACAAAGGCCAGGACGACTTTCTGGGGAACGTGGTTCTGAGGCTGCAggtgagggagaaggggaaagggtCCTGGGGAGAAGTGACGGCTCAGAGAGAGGCTCCAGGCACCTGGGGGCTGCCCCACTGCCTCCTGCCCCTGACTCCAGGTGTGTCCTGCCCACCAGGACCTTCACTGCCGAGAGGACCAGTGGTACCCGCTGGAGCCCTGCACTGAGACCTACCCAGACCGTGGCCAGTGCCACCTCCAGTTCCAGCTCATTCACAAGCGGGTAGGTCTGGGGCCTGGCCAGGGACTGAGCCCCACAGCCTCAATGGCCCTGCTATGTCGGGTCCTCTCTGCTCACAGCCATCTTGGTCCCATTGCAGAGAGCCACTGCAGTTAGCCGCTCCCAGCCCAGCTACACAGTGCACCGCCACCTCCTGCAGCAGCTGGTGTCCCATGAGGTCACCCAGCACCAGGTATTGCCCTCCCGGGGCTGGGTGCCACCAGCACTGCCTATCAGGCCCTAACACCTCTCCACTCTTCCCCTCAGACAGGCAGTACCTCCTGGGATGGGTCACTGAGTCCCCAGGCCACCACCATCCTCTTTCTCCATGCCACACAAAAGGACCTGTCTGACTTCCACCAGTCCATGGCGTGAGTACACAGCCTGGGTGGAACCCTAAGGGGTTATTGGCAGCTGGCAGCCTCCTGTACTCTGCTGGCAGCCCAAAGCCTTGCCCTTAGGAGGGTTCTCTTTGTCCCAAACTGTGTGTTCTAAATCAGTagccaacttttaaaaatctggaaatttCACATACAATGCAGATCTCCAGCTGCTCATGGGACACCAGTATTTGACTGGCAGGGCTGGTCTGAGCAGCACAGTGTGACCTCTATCCAGCACGGTGGCCCTTGGGCCCACTTCTTCCCTTCTGTCTCCCAAGTCCTTCTAGGCATTTGAGTTTGCCAGCCCTACCCCAGACCCTGGCTCCACTTCCCAGTGTCACATGCTTCAAAGTCAgcaatttaataaacattaatgGACATTAATGAATGTATATTGAGGGCCTATCGTCCCCAGAGCCATGTCAGATTCTGGGAAAGTCAGGGAGGGGCACATGGGAGTCACAGATGTTCCAGTGCCTGTGAGAGGTGCAAAAATAGAGCCACACCCCCGTGTTGCGGGCGGTGGGGGAGTGGAGTGGTGCCTGGGTTCTAGGCAGGCTTGGCATTTGACTTGGAGGCAGAAGGAGGCTGGTAAAGGCAATCCTGGGCCAGGGGCAGCGTGTGTCCAGAACCTTAGGCAGGTTCTGAAGATGAGGGTGGGATGGAGGTGAAGCTGGTGCAGCCACCAGATGGTGAGGGACCTGGTTTGCTCACAGGACCCAAGCACATAGTGCAGCTGGCAGCTGTGTCTAGCAGGCCTGTGTCTTGGCCTG
Proteins encoded in this region:
- the Wbp2 gene encoding WW domain-binding protein 2 isoform X1, whose protein sequence is MALNKNHSEGGGVIVNNTESILMSYDHVELTFNDMKNVPEAFKGTKKGTVYLTPYRVIFLSKGKDAMQSFMMPFYLMKDCEIKQPVFGANYIKGMVKAEAGGGWEGSASYKLTFTAGGAIEFGQRMLQVASQASRGEAPNGAYGYPYMPSGAYVFPPPVANGMYPCPPGYPYPPPPPEFYPGAPMMDGAMGYVQPPPPPYPGPMEPPVSGPDVPSTPAAEAKAAEAAASAYYNPGNPHNVYMPTSQPPPPPYYPPEDKKTQ
- the Wbp2 gene encoding WW domain-binding protein 2 isoform X2, producing MALNKNHSEGGGVIVNNTESILMSYDHVELTFNDMKNVPEAFKGTKKGTVYLTPYRVIFLSKGKDAMQSFMMPFYLMKDCEIKQPVFGANYIKGMVKAEAGGGWEGSASYKLTFTAGGAIEFGQRMLQVASQEFYPGAPMMDGAMGYVQPPPPPYPGPMEPPVSGPDVPSTPAAEAKAAEAAASAYYNPGNPHNVYMPTSQPPPPPYYPPEDKKTQ